Within Nomascus leucogenys isolate Asia unplaced genomic scaffold, Asia_NLE_v1 001762F_25210_qpd_obj, whole genome shotgun sequence, the genomic segment TATGGCCGAGGTCACCTGGTGGCGGGGTGCTCAGGGATGGCCACAGGTTCTATAGGGCCCTGCAGGGCCTGAGTCTCTAGTAGGTTGGGAtgcttcaccttctgccccaGCCCAAGGGGGTTGGGGCAGTCATGGATGTAGCAGTTTTCGTAATTCGCAGGGATCAGTGATGGGCATTGAGCAGGCTTGATTCTCACACACATATGCAGTGGCCTGGTCTTCCAACCGTCGGAGGGTACTCAGGAAAGGCAGCTGGCAGGACAGGAAGCTCAAGGGGTCCCCATCAGCCAGAATCAGCACCTAGAGCAGCAGCAGAGCAGGGAGAGTCACCTGCTGGGGTGGGGTCACCTGCCCATTGGCAAGGCCCACTGGGAAATTCCCACTTCCCAACATTCCAAGGGGAAGGAGATGTTGAGGAGCTGAGGATGGGAGGGGGCAGCTCTGGGGAGGTGGCAGGTTGGGCTCACAGGGACGGGTACCTTGTTAGGAATGTAGACAGAGTGGACGCACCGCACCAGAGCCTTGGTGTCCTTGGCCTGGCGGTCTCCACAGATCACGATCTGACCGGAATAGAAAGGTCACTCCGGtgtgtcaggggagggagggCTGAGCCCTAGACCACCAGGGCTTCCCCATCCTCCCTCCGCCCCACCCTATATCCCTAAGAAGGAACAGGGACTCATCTCAGCTGCCAGGATGAGTTAATGCTTGGCAAGTGggagcacacacacactcacacatgagAATACCGAAGTGGAAAtgtcatacatatacacaatgttACAGATACAAACACGGGGAGACACACACCCAGAAGACCCAGAGCACACAGAGACCCATCCAGA encodes:
- the LOC100584691 gene encoding spermatogenesis-associated protein 20-like yields the protein MLGARAWLGRVLLLPRAGEETRMAQSPAPIPCQPTTCSSSMGHKDWMDKCVCLLTAFSEHMRRVPVALPEMVHAFSAQQQTLKQIVICGDRQAKDTKALVRCVHSVYIPNKVLILADGDPLSFLSCQLPFLSTLRRLEDQATAYVCENQACSMPITDPCELRKLLHP